In one window of Thermus aquaticus DNA:
- a CDS encoding [LysW]-lysine hydrolase, with amino-acid sequence MSMGTLDPVKFLQGALEIPSPSGEERLLAEYLAEGIEKLGMRAFVDEADNARGQVGHGPLQVVLLGHIDTVPGVIPVRLIEGKLFGRGAVDAKGPFVAMIFAAAGLSERALSRLTVHLVGATEEEVPSSKGARFVAGRLKPDYVVIGEPSGWEGITLGYKGRLLVKVRREKDHFHSAHHEPNAAEELISYFVAIKAWAEAMNVGQRPFDQVQYTLRDFKVHPAELKQVAEMFFDLRLPPRLPPEEAIRHLTAYAPPTLELEFFGREVPYLGPKDTPLTRALRQGIRKAGGRPVFKLKTGTSDMNVLAPHWPVPMVAYGPGDSALDHTPHEHLEVEEFLKSITALREALEALAEMGAKG; translated from the coding sequence ATGAGCATGGGCACCCTGGACCCGGTGAAGTTTTTGCAGGGGGCCCTGGAGATCCCCTCCCCCTCGGGCGAGGAGCGCCTTTTGGCCGAGTACCTGGCGGAGGGGATAGAGAAGCTCGGGATGAGGGCCTTTGTGGACGAGGCCGACAACGCCCGGGGGCAGGTGGGCCACGGCCCCCTTCAGGTGGTCCTCCTGGGGCACATAGACACCGTGCCCGGCGTGATCCCGGTGCGCCTCATAGAGGGGAAGCTCTTCGGCCGGGGGGCGGTGGACGCCAAGGGCCCCTTCGTGGCCATGATCTTCGCCGCCGCTGGCCTGTCCGAGAGGGCCCTCAGCCGCCTCACCGTCCACCTGGTGGGGGCCACGGAGGAGGAGGTGCCCAGCTCCAAGGGGGCCCGCTTCGTGGCGGGGCGGCTTAAGCCCGACTACGTGGTGATCGGCGAGCCCTCGGGCTGGGAGGGCATCACCCTAGGCTACAAGGGAAGGCTCCTCGTCAAGGTGCGGCGGGAGAAGGACCACTTCCACTCCGCCCACCACGAGCCCAACGCCGCCGAGGAGCTCATCAGCTACTTCGTGGCCATCAAGGCCTGGGCCGAGGCCATGAACGTGGGCCAGAGGCCCTTTGACCAGGTCCAGTACACCCTGCGGGACTTCAAGGTCCACCCGGCCGAGCTCAAGCAGGTGGCGGAGATGTTCTTTGACCTCAGGCTCCCCCCCAGGCTTCCCCCAGAGGAGGCCATCCGCCACCTCACTGCCTACGCCCCGCCCACCCTGGAGCTGGAGTTCTTCGGCCGGGAAGTCCCCTACCTGGGGCCCAAGGACACCCCCCTGACCCGGGCCCTCCGCCAGGGCATCCGCAAGGCGGGGGGGAGGCCGGTCTTCAAGCTGAAGACCGGCACCAGCGACATGAACGTCCTGGCCCCTCACTGGCCGGTGCCCATGGTGGCCTACGGACCCGGGGACTCGGCCCTGGACCACACCCCCCACGAGCACCTAGAGGTGGAGGAGTTTCTGAAGAGCATCACCGCTCTAAGGGAGGCCCTCGAGGCCCTGGCGGAAATGGGCGCCAAGGGCTGA
- the nrfD gene encoding NrfD/PsrC family molybdoenzyme membrane anchor subunit, which produces MADKPHPDHDLIQGEWTEKTLVEKLLEPVEKPPPRPWRVVLAVGGLLTLVWLYAIFVTFVRGLGTWGINQPVAWGFDIVHFVWWIGIGHAGTLISAILVLMRQNWRDSLNRVTEAMTLFAVLAAATYPLIHMGRPQNFYWVFPYPTHLALWPQYKSPLSWDVLAIMTYLTISTLFLYLGLIPDLALLRERSQGWRRKLYGWLSLGWTGNAVHWQRYRAVYVLLAGLATPVVISVHSVVSMDFAYGLVPGWHLTVFPPFFAAGAIYSGFAMALTLIIPLRKWYRLEGVITERHLDWMAKVTLASGLGVAYIYLLEIFIAWYSGEPHEWAQQLWRMTGPYAPYYWAMMLINVVLLQTLWFPRFRKNLTWLFIFSILANVGMWLERFVIVVISLSKDFLPGNAHLYYPTWVDWALYLGTIGFFLFGLALFIRIFPPIAVAEMVHLFHKLRKH; this is translated from the coding sequence ATGGCGGATAAGCCCCATCCCGACCACGACCTGATCCAGGGGGAGTGGACGGAAAAGACCCTGGTGGAAAAGCTCTTGGAGCCCGTGGAGAAGCCTCCCCCCAGGCCCTGGAGGGTGGTTCTGGCCGTGGGGGGCCTCCTGACCCTGGTCTGGCTCTACGCCATCTTCGTCACCTTCGTGAGGGGCCTGGGCACCTGGGGCATCAACCAGCCCGTGGCCTGGGGCTTTGACATCGTCCACTTCGTCTGGTGGATCGGCATCGGCCACGCCGGGACCCTGATCAGCGCCATCCTGGTCCTCATGCGCCAGAACTGGCGGGACTCCCTGAACCGGGTCACCGAGGCCATGACCCTCTTCGCCGTGCTGGCGGCGGCCACCTACCCCCTGATCCACATGGGCCGGCCCCAGAACTTCTACTGGGTCTTCCCCTACCCCACCCACTTGGCCCTCTGGCCCCAGTACAAAAGCCCCCTCTCCTGGGACGTGCTGGCCATCATGACCTACCTCACCATCTCCACCCTCTTCCTCTACCTGGGCCTGATCCCCGACCTGGCCCTCCTTCGGGAGCGGAGCCAGGGCTGGCGGAGGAAGCTTTACGGCTGGCTCTCCCTGGGCTGGACGGGGAACGCGGTCCACTGGCAGCGCTACCGGGCGGTCTACGTCCTCCTCGCGGGCCTCGCCACCCCGGTGGTCATCTCCGTCCACTCCGTGGTCAGCATGGACTTCGCCTACGGCCTGGTCCCGGGGTGGCACCTCACGGTCTTCCCCCCCTTCTTCGCCGCCGGGGCCATTTATTCGGGCTTCGCCATGGCCCTCACCCTCATCATCCCCTTGCGGAAGTGGTACCGCCTCGAGGGGGTCATCACCGAGAGGCACCTGGACTGGATGGCCAAGGTGACCCTGGCCAGCGGCCTCGGGGTGGCCTACATCTACCTCCTGGAGATCTTCATCGCCTGGTACTCGGGCGAGCCCCATGAGTGGGCCCAGCAGCTTTGGCGCATGACCGGTCCCTACGCCCCCTACTACTGGGCCATGATGCTCATCAACGTGGTCCTCCTCCAGACCCTCTGGTTCCCCCGCTTCCGCAAAAACCTCACCTGGCTCTTCATCTTCTCCATCCTGGCCAACGTGGGCATGTGGCTGGAGCGCTTTGTGATCGTAGTCATTAGCCTCTCCAAGGACTTCCTGCCGGGGAACGCCCACCTTTACTACCCCACCTGGGTGGACTGGGCCTTGTACCTGGGGACCATCGGCTTCTTCCTCTTCGGCCTGGCCCTTTTCATCCGCATCTTCCCTCCCATCGCCGTGGCGGAGATGGTCCACCTCTTCCACAAGCTGAGGAAGCACTAG
- the lysJ gene encoding [LysW]-aminoadipate semialdehyde transaminase LysJ has product MERAVKEDWRALLEAEKTLDTGVYTKHDLLIVRGQGARVWDAEGNEYIDCVGGYGVANLGHGNPEVVEAVKRQAETLMVMPQTLPTPARGEFYRTLVSLLPPELNRVFPVNSGTEANEAALKFARAHTGRKKFVAAMRGFSGRTMGSLSVTWEPKYREPFLPLVGPVEFIPYNDVEALRRAVDEETAAVILEPVQGEGGVRPAKPEFLQAAREITREKGALLILDEIQTGMGRTGRRFAFEHYGVVPDILTLAKALGGGVPIGAVVMRKEVAESMPKGGHGTTFGGNPLAMAAGVAAIRYLERTRLWERAAELGPWFMEKLREIPSPKIREVRGLGLMVGLELKEKSAPYIQKLEKEHRILTLQAGPTVIRFLPPLVIDREDLERVVEAVRAVLTE; this is encoded by the coding sequence GTGGAACGCGCGGTGAAGGAAGACTGGCGGGCCCTCTTGGAGGCGGAGAAGACCTTGGACACCGGGGTCTACACCAAGCACGACCTCCTCATCGTCCGGGGCCAGGGAGCCCGGGTCTGGGACGCCGAGGGGAACGAGTACATAGACTGCGTGGGCGGGTATGGGGTGGCCAACCTGGGCCACGGCAACCCCGAGGTGGTGGAGGCGGTGAAGCGCCAGGCGGAGACCCTCATGGTCATGCCCCAGACCCTCCCCACCCCCGCCCGAGGGGAGTTTTACCGGACCTTGGTCTCCCTGCTCCCTCCCGAGCTCAACCGGGTCTTCCCGGTGAACTCCGGCACCGAGGCCAACGAGGCCGCCCTCAAGTTCGCCCGGGCCCACACGGGCAGGAAGAAGTTCGTGGCCGCCATGCGGGGCTTCTCGGGGAGGACCATGGGGAGCCTCTCCGTCACCTGGGAGCCCAAGTACCGGGAGCCTTTCCTGCCCCTGGTGGGGCCCGTGGAGTTCATCCCCTACAACGACGTGGAGGCCCTAAGGCGGGCCGTGGACGAGGAGACGGCGGCGGTGATCCTGGAGCCTGTCCAGGGGGAAGGGGGCGTGCGCCCGGCCAAGCCGGAGTTCTTGCAGGCCGCCCGGGAGATCACCAGGGAGAAGGGGGCCCTCCTCATCCTGGACGAGATCCAGACCGGTATGGGCCGCACGGGCCGGCGCTTTGCCTTTGAGCACTACGGCGTGGTCCCCGACATCCTGACCCTGGCCAAGGCCCTGGGGGGTGGGGTTCCCATCGGGGCCGTCGTGATGCGGAAGGAGGTAGCGGAGAGCATGCCCAAAGGGGGGCACGGCACCACCTTCGGGGGCAACCCCCTGGCCATGGCGGCGGGCGTGGCCGCCATCCGCTACCTGGAGAGGACCAGGCTCTGGGAAAGGGCGGCGGAGCTCGGCCCCTGGTTCATGGAGAAGCTAAGGGAAATCCCTTCCCCCAAAATCCGGGAGGTGCGGGGCCTGGGGCTCATGGTGGGCCTGGAGCTCAAGGAAAAGTCCGCCCCCTACATCCAGAAGCTGGAAAAGGAGCACCGCATCCTCACCCTGCAGGCCGGCCCCACGGTGATCCGCTTCCTGCCCCCCCTGGTCATCGACCGGGAGGACCTGGAGCGGGTGGTGGAGGCGGTACGGGCGGTCCTCACGGAATGA
- a CDS encoding RNA-binding protein S1, giving the protein MEIEAGSIVEGRVVRVTDFGAFVELPGGEQGLVHISQIAHEFVRNVRDFLNEGDIVQVMVKGRDPKGRLDLSIKDLTPAPEGGPPPRPRRLPKQGPEFENKLKSFLRSTGGFGGSKGKKGGKKRR; this is encoded by the coding sequence GTGGAGATAGAAGCGGGAAGCATCGTAGAGGGCCGCGTGGTGCGGGTAACGGACTTTGGCGCCTTCGTGGAGCTGCCGGGCGGCGAGCAGGGTCTGGTGCACATCTCCCAGATCGCCCACGAGTTTGTGCGGAACGTCCGGGACTTCCTCAACGAGGGGGACATCGTGCAGGTCATGGTGAAGGGCCGCGACCCCAAGGGCCGCCTGGACCTTTCCATCAAGGACCTGACCCCGGCCCCCGAAGGGGGTCCGCCCCCCAGGCCCAGGCGTCTGCCCAAGCAAGGCCCCGAGTTTGAAAACAAGCTGAAGAGCTTCCTCAGGAGCACGGGGGGCTTTGGCGGTAGCAAGGGCAAGAAGGGCGGCAAGAAGAGGCGCTAA
- a CDS encoding glycosyltransferase family 4 protein, producing the protein MRVAMLAPIAWRVPPRRYGPWEQVVFDLTEALLDLGVEVVLYATCDSKTRAPLRCTARKPLWEDKEADWKVEEFLHIARAMEEAGEFDLLHNHYDFMPLYFTPFVRVPVLTTIHGFSGERIKKVYRRYAALPHVHYVAISEADKDPGLPYLGVVPHGVDPGRYPLGEGGKHLLVLSRIHPDKGIREAILFARRARLPLKIAGPIQDEAYFRDQVAPLLGEGVEFLGPVDPEARGELLAGAIALLHFVNFKEPFGLAPVEAMMSGVPVLARPLGALPETVRHGETGFLVEGWEEALDYLERLKALDRKAIRLYAEARFSRERMARDYLELYRKVVGS; encoded by the coding sequence ATGAGGGTGGCCATGCTGGCCCCCATCGCCTGGCGCGTCCCCCCCAGGCGCTACGGTCCCTGGGAACAGGTGGTCTTTGACCTCACCGAGGCCCTTCTGGACCTCGGGGTGGAGGTGGTCCTCTACGCCACCTGCGACTCCAAGACCCGGGCCCCCCTGCGCTGCACCGCGAGGAAGCCCCTCTGGGAGGACAAGGAGGCGGACTGGAAGGTGGAGGAGTTCCTCCACATCGCCCGCGCCATGGAGGAGGCGGGGGAGTTTGACCTTCTCCACAACCACTACGACTTCATGCCCCTCTACTTCACCCCCTTCGTGCGGGTCCCGGTCCTCACCACCATCCACGGCTTTTCCGGCGAGAGGATCAAGAAGGTCTACCGCCGCTACGCTGCCCTCCCCCACGTCCACTACGTGGCCATCTCCGAGGCCGACAAGGACCCGGGCCTTCCCTACCTGGGCGTGGTCCCCCACGGGGTGGACCCGGGGCGCTATCCCCTTGGGGAAGGGGGGAAGCACCTCCTCGTCCTCTCCCGCATCCATCCCGACAAGGGGATCCGGGAGGCCATCCTCTTCGCCCGGAGGGCCAGGCTTCCCCTGAAGATCGCCGGCCCCATTCAGGACGAGGCCTACTTCCGGGACCAGGTGGCCCCCCTGCTGGGAGAGGGGGTGGAGTTCCTGGGGCCCGTGGACCCCGAGGCCCGGGGCGAGCTTCTTGCGGGGGCCATCGCCCTCCTCCACTTCGTGAACTTCAAGGAGCCCTTCGGCCTCGCCCCCGTGGAGGCTATGATGAGCGGGGTCCCCGTCCTGGCCAGGCCCCTGGGGGCCCTGCCCGAAACGGTGCGCCACGGGGAGACGGGGTTTTTGGTGGAGGGCTGGGAGGAGGCCCTGGACTACCTGGAGCGGCTTAAGGCCCTGGACCGCAAGGCCATCCGCCTCTACGCCGAGGCCCGGTTCTCCCGGGAGCGGATGGCCAGGGACTACCTGGAGCTTTACCGAAAGGTGGTGGGATCGTGA
- a CDS encoding glycosyltransferase family 4 protein, translated as MLTLIGTYPPIRCGIATFNRDLRRALLEAGLPAQVAVVAEEADRGLPFPQEVRWVVPKDRRRAYRALPAPRPWILQHEYGLYGGRWGEWFLDFLQVNGVKVVVLHTLFQAPPPGLTQEDAAFMQGLLREIGAGASALVSLHPEGEAFLRGLGVRAPVVHIPHGVPDLPRPDKEALKRALGLEGAFLLLTHGLLGPGKGIELVLKALPRVLGQNPRVRYLVAGSLHPNLERREGKRYLEELLALAERLGVARAFLLKEGYLPEEELYRLVGAADLFLLPYPNLEQVSSGTLSYALALGKAVLATPFWHARHALAGGRGILLSPDPEAWAQAILELSESPFRLKEMEARAYAYAREATWPRVARAYRRLLSEVGGVRPGVA; from the coding sequence ATGCTGACCCTAATCGGCACGTACCCTCCCATCCGCTGCGGGATCGCCACCTTCAACCGCGACCTGCGGCGGGCCCTCCTCGAGGCCGGCCTGCCCGCCCAGGTGGCCGTCGTGGCGGAGGAGGCCGACCGGGGCCTGCCCTTCCCCCAGGAGGTGCGCTGGGTGGTGCCCAAGGACAGGCGGCGGGCCTACCGCGCCCTCCCCGCCCCCAGGCCCTGGATCCTGCAGCACGAGTACGGGCTCTACGGGGGCCGGTGGGGGGAGTGGTTTTTGGACTTCCTTCAGGTGAACGGGGTCAAGGTGGTGGTCCTCCACACCCTTTTCCAGGCCCCGCCGCCGGGCCTGACCCAGGAGGACGCCGCCTTTATGCAGGGCCTCCTAAGGGAGATCGGGGCGGGGGCCTCGGCCCTGGTGAGCCTTCACCCCGAGGGGGAGGCCTTCCTACGGGGGCTTGGGGTGCGGGCCCCCGTGGTCCACATCCCCCACGGGGTGCCGGACCTCCCGAGGCCCGACAAGGAGGCCCTGAAGCGGGCCCTGGGCCTGGAGGGGGCCTTCCTCCTCCTGACCCACGGCCTCCTGGGGCCGGGGAAGGGGATAGAGCTCGTCCTGAAGGCCCTGCCTCGGGTTTTGGGCCAGAACCCGAGAGTGCGCTACCTGGTGGCGGGGAGCCTCCACCCCAACCTGGAGCGCCGGGAGGGAAAGCGGTACCTGGAGGAGCTCCTGGCCCTGGCCGAGAGGCTCGGCGTGGCCCGGGCCTTCCTCCTCAAGGAGGGGTACCTCCCCGAGGAGGAGCTCTACCGCCTGGTGGGGGCGGCGGACCTCTTCCTCCTCCCGTACCCCAACCTGGAGCAGGTCTCCTCCGGCACCCTCTCCTACGCTCTGGCCCTGGGCAAGGCGGTGCTCGCCACGCCCTTCTGGCACGCCCGCCACGCCCTGGCCGGGGGTCGGGGGATCCTCCTGTCCCCCGATCCCGAGGCCTGGGCCCAGGCCATCCTGGAGCTTTCGGAAAGCCCCTTCCGGCTTAAGGAGATGGAGGCGCGGGCCTACGCCTACGCCCGGGAGGCCACCTGGCCCCGGGTGGCCCGGGCCTACCGGAGGCTGCTTTCGGAGGTGGGCGGTGTTCGGCCTGGAGTGGCTTAG
- a CDS encoding mannose-1-phosphate guanylyltransferase encodes MKAYALVMAGGRGERLWPLSREDLPKPFLPLLNGKTLLEATLERIAPLVPKENTLLIVRKDQEAVARPYADGVRLLLEPLGRDTAGAVLLGVAAALREGADRLLVLPADHYVGDEEAYREALAAMLEAAEEGYVVALGLRPTRPETEYGYIRLGPKEGLWYRGEGFVEKPSYAKALEYLKGGYVWNGGVFAFTPSTMAELFRRHLPSHAEGLTRLLRGEPLEGVYGALPKISIDYGVMEKAEALRVVLGRFPWDDVGNWRALERVFAQDERENVCLGEGRHVALDTFGCVVYADRGTVATLGVSGLVVAKVGDEVLVVPKDRAREVRELVRLLEAP; translated from the coding sequence GTGAAGGCCTATGCCCTGGTCATGGCGGGAGGGCGGGGGGAGAGGCTTTGGCCCCTCTCCCGGGAGGACCTCCCCAAGCCCTTCCTGCCCCTCCTGAACGGCAAGACCCTGCTGGAGGCCACCCTGGAGCGCATCGCCCCCCTGGTGCCCAAGGAGAACACGCTCCTCATCGTCCGGAAGGACCAGGAGGCGGTGGCCCGCCCCTACGCCGACGGGGTCCGGCTCCTCCTCGAGCCCCTGGGGCGGGACACGGCGGGAGCGGTGCTCCTCGGGGTGGCCGCCGCCCTGAGGGAGGGGGCGGACCGCCTTCTGGTTCTCCCCGCCGACCACTACGTGGGGGACGAGGAGGCCTACCGCGAGGCCCTTGCGGCCATGCTGGAGGCGGCGGAGGAGGGGTATGTGGTGGCCCTGGGCCTCAGGCCCACCCGCCCGGAGACGGAGTACGGCTACATCCGCCTGGGGCCCAAGGAGGGCCTCTGGTACCGGGGGGAGGGCTTCGTGGAGAAGCCCTCCTACGCCAAGGCCCTGGAGTACCTGAAGGGGGGGTACGTGTGGAACGGAGGGGTCTTCGCCTTCACCCCCAGCACCATGGCCGAGCTCTTCCGCCGCCACCTGCCGAGCCACGCTGAGGGCCTCACGCGCCTCCTCCGGGGGGAGCCCCTGGAAGGGGTGTATGGGGCGCTTCCCAAGATCTCCATAGACTACGGGGTGATGGAGAAGGCGGAGGCCTTGAGGGTGGTCCTGGGCCGCTTCCCCTGGGACGACGTGGGCAACTGGCGGGCCCTGGAGCGGGTCTTCGCCCAGGACGAACGGGAGAACGTGTGCCTGGGAGAGGGGCGGCACGTGGCTTTGGACACCTTTGGCTGCGTGGTCTACGCCGACCGGGGCACGGTGGCCACCCTGGGGGTCTCTGGCCTGGTGGTGGCCAAGGTGGGGGACGAGGTCCTGGTGGTGCCCAAGGACCGGGCCCGGGAGGTGCGGGAGCTGGTGCGGCTCCTCGAGGCGCCGTGA
- a CDS encoding DUF3341 domain-containing protein, protein MLYGLMAYFDAPEKLLKAIGALKEAGYRRMEALTPNPVEGVERLLGGDGRIPWVAFALGVLGAGLALFLQVYTTLDYPMNASGKPLLGWPAFIPVTFELTILTITVGIFLYLLYQNGLPLADHPAVRAPGYVRVLLDQYGLFVYASDPRFDLEATRALLESLGAEVEEVRRA, encoded by the coding sequence ATGCTCTACGGACTCATGGCCTACTTTGACGCGCCCGAGAAGCTTTTGAAGGCCATAGGGGCCCTGAAGGAGGCGGGCTACCGCCGGATGGAGGCCCTCACCCCCAACCCGGTGGAGGGGGTGGAGAGGCTTCTCGGCGGGGACGGGCGGATCCCCTGGGTGGCCTTCGCCCTGGGGGTCTTGGGGGCGGGGCTGGCCCTTTTCCTCCAGGTCTACACCACCCTGGACTACCCCATGAACGCCAGCGGCAAACCCCTTCTGGGCTGGCCCGCCTTCATCCCCGTCACCTTTGAGCTCACCATCCTCACCATCACCGTGGGCATCTTCCTCTATCTCCTCTACCAAAACGGCCTGCCCCTGGCCGACCACCCCGCCGTCCGGGCCCCCGGCTACGTCCGGGTCCTTCTGGACCAGTACGGCCTTTTTGTTTACGCCTCCGACCCCCGGTTTGACCTGGAGGCCACCCGGGCCCTTCTGGAGTCCCTGGGGGCGGAGGTGGAGGAGGTGCGCCGTGCGTAG
- the folK gene encoding 2-amino-4-hydroxy-6-hydroxymethyldihydropteridine diphosphokinase has protein sequence MKAYVGLGSNLGDRAAYLLLGLSALSRLPETRLLRLSPVYETDPVGPPQPPYLNMVAELETALSPKGLLAEMLRVEKALGRERRERWGPRTLDLDLLLYGDLVLEEAGLSVPHPRLHERAFVLVPLLDLLPEGRHPLLGQSFAELLASLDASSVRPLVL, from the coding sequence GTGAAGGCCTACGTGGGCCTAGGGAGCAACCTGGGGGACCGGGCGGCCTACCTTCTCCTGGGGCTTTCCGCCCTCTCTCGGCTGCCCGAGACCCGCCTCCTCCGGCTTTCCCCCGTCTACGAGACCGACCCCGTGGGCCCGCCCCAGCCCCCTTACCTCAACATGGTGGCCGAGCTGGAAACGGCGCTTTCCCCCAAGGGGCTCCTTGCCGAGATGCTTCGCGTAGAAAAGGCCCTGGGACGGGAAAGGCGGGAGCGGTGGGGCCCTAGGACCTTGGACCTGGACCTCCTCCTTTACGGGGATCTGGTCCTGGAAGAGGCGGGCCTTAGCGTGCCCCATCCCCGCCTCCACGAGAGGGCCTTCGTCCTGGTGCCCCTTCTGGACCTCCTCCCCGAGGGGCGGCACCCCCTTTTGGGCCAGAGCTTCGCCGAGCTTTTGGCCTCCCTTGACGCTTCTTCGGTCCGGCCCCTTGTGCTATAG
- a CDS encoding c-type cytochrome, whose protein sequence is MRSLFFLLLPLLSACGWMWDQPKVKAFRDSPLPVAVAEERVRFGDNLDLVARTGLRPEGGFAESTYAFTEADLLRGKVLYQSFCAICHGAKGEGDGRVIPLGMPKPRSFQAVRDQPEGYFYFAATNGFGRMLSYKSRIPERERWLIARYIKQCLLLEACPPEVVNAEVH, encoded by the coding sequence GTGCGTAGCCTCTTCTTCCTCCTTCTTCCCCTCCTTTCCGCCTGCGGCTGGATGTGGGACCAGCCCAAGGTCAAGGCCTTCCGGGACTCCCCCCTGCCGGTGGCCGTGGCCGAGGAGCGGGTCCGCTTCGGCGACAACCTGGACCTGGTGGCCAGGACCGGCCTCCGCCCCGAAGGGGGCTTCGCCGAGAGCACCTACGCCTTCACCGAGGCGGACCTCCTTCGGGGAAAGGTCCTCTACCAGAGCTTCTGCGCCATCTGCCACGGGGCCAAGGGAGAGGGGGATGGCCGGGTGATCCCCCTGGGGATGCCCAAGCCCCGCTCCTTCCAGGCGGTGCGGGACCAGCCCGAGGGGTACTTCTACTTCGCCGCCACCAACGGCTTTGGCCGCATGCTCTCCTACAAGAGCCGCATCCCCGAAAGGGAGCGCTGGCTCATCGCCCGCTACATCAAGCAGTGCCTCCTCCTGGAGGCCTGCCCCCCGGAGGTAGTCAATGCAGAGGTCCATTGA
- a CDS encoding GGDEF domain-containing protein, which translates to MVPFWLFFIASLVFLALFPPTAPWSERFLTPLVAVGGGAYLLRRGSLGFGLGLLFFGLGDLFWAFADLRRLPRGLYLEFPYLIGYAAFTLALLRIPGRPPRLALALLPLGLLGLATAFQPELGIDRIYAVWDAALLVLLLPRLEALFVEGLDPRRALLGVGVLLFLVADMAYAYLEADGGYPTGHPLHLLWTLGYLFVALGVGLAERFPSPFLPQALALGGLFLTPTLIMLDPSPLGVRLLVLYGGLVGALGLLYALHLDWRRALERGRRWTRFLEALARLSPRVTQTLSPEGVLLQALEAARELMPEVVGLEVRSRRGLVGERASHSLPIPLNGDTAYLHLKAPPKEGVPPGFLGLLGERIRQVLKQVEWSALALTDPLTGLLNRRGLELELPKLVALARRHGAPVSVVMMDIDRFKWVNDTYGHPVGDEVLRRLGQIVKASVRREDLAVRYGGEEFLLFLYGADRQAAKEVVERIRSRFRTEKIPPIPYPLTLSAGIAGGEVPEGEAVVEEWILKADYALLRAKETGRDRVTLA; encoded by the coding sequence GTGGTTCCCTTTTGGCTCTTTTTTATCGCCTCGCTGGTATTCCTCGCCCTATTCCCCCCCACCGCCCCCTGGAGCGAGCGCTTCCTCACGCCCCTGGTGGCCGTGGGAGGCGGGGCCTACCTCCTCCGGAGGGGGTCTTTGGGCTTCGGCTTAGGCCTCCTCTTCTTTGGTTTGGGAGACCTTTTTTGGGCCTTTGCGGACCTCCGGCGCCTCCCCCGGGGGCTTTACCTGGAGTTCCCCTACCTCATCGGCTACGCCGCCTTCACCCTGGCTCTCCTCCGGATCCCGGGCAGGCCCCCCAGGCTCGCCCTGGCCCTCCTGCCCCTGGGCCTTCTGGGCCTCGCCACCGCCTTCCAGCCCGAGCTGGGCATAGACCGGATCTACGCCGTCTGGGACGCCGCGCTTCTCGTGCTCCTCCTCCCCCGCCTCGAGGCCCTTTTTGTAGAGGGCCTGGACCCGAGGCGGGCCCTCCTCGGGGTGGGAGTCCTTCTCTTCCTCGTAGCGGACATGGCCTACGCTTACCTGGAGGCGGACGGGGGCTACCCCACGGGCCACCCCCTCCACCTCCTCTGGACCCTGGGGTATCTCTTCGTGGCCCTGGGGGTGGGCCTGGCGGAGAGGTTCCCCTCCCCCTTTTTGCCCCAGGCCCTGGCCCTGGGAGGGCTTTTCCTCACCCCCACCCTGATCATGCTGGACCCAAGCCCCTTGGGCGTGCGCCTCCTCGTCCTCTACGGGGGGCTGGTGGGGGCTCTTGGCCTCCTTTACGCCCTCCACCTGGACTGGCGGCGGGCCTTGGAGCGGGGACGGCGCTGGACCCGCTTCCTGGAGGCCCTGGCCCGGCTTTCGCCCCGGGTCACCCAGACCCTGAGCCCGGAAGGGGTCCTCCTCCAGGCCCTGGAGGCGGCCCGGGAGCTTATGCCGGAGGTGGTGGGCCTGGAGGTGCGAAGCCGCCGGGGCCTGGTGGGCGAGCGGGCCTCCCACAGCCTCCCCATCCCCCTCAACGGCGACACCGCCTACCTGCACCTGAAGGCGCCCCCCAAGGAGGGGGTCCCCCCGGGCTTTCTTGGCCTCCTGGGGGAGAGAATCCGCCAGGTGCTCAAGCAGGTGGAGTGGAGCGCCCTGGCCCTCACCGACCCCCTCACAGGGCTTTTGAACCGGCGGGGCCTGGAGCTGGAGCTTCCCAAGCTGGTGGCCCTGGCCAGGCGCCACGGGGCCCCGGTCAGCGTCGTCATGATGGACATTGACCGCTTCAAGTGGGTCAACGACACCTACGGCCACCCCGTGGGGGACGAGGTCCTGAGGCGCCTGGGGCAGATCGTCAAGGCCAGCGTGCGCCGGGAGGACCTAGCGGTGCGCTACGGGGGGGAGGAGTTCCTCCTCTTCCTCTACGGGGCCGACCGCCAAGCGGCCAAGGAGGTGGTGGAGCGGATCCGGAGCCGCTTCCGAACGGAAAAGATCCCCCCCATCCCCTACCCCCTCACCCTGTCGGCGGGGATCGCCGGGGGCGAGGTCCCGGAGGGCGAGGCGGTGGTGGAGGAGTGGATCCTGAAGGCGGACTACGCCCTCCTCCGGGCCAAGGAAACGGGCCGGGACCGGGTCACGCTGGCCTGA